CCGCTGATTTGCTATATGAACATTCCGCTCCTAATCCACTCCAAGGAGGAGATTGATACCATCGGGATTCCGCAAAATGCCAGTGGCAAGGGGGCTGTATTCCTAATTAATTCTGGCGCCCCTGGGGAAACGGAGCCTATGGTGCAAATCTTTTTTCAAAAATTAAAGCAAGAGGGATTTAGGAAAACGCTGAGAAAAGAATTTACTAAGTATAATGATGCCTGCATTGATGCACTCATTAAGGGAAAAAAAGAGCCCCTCTTCCGAAACTTAAAGAGCCTTTCTACTTGGGCATTTATTCATTTTAAGCCGATGATTCCCAAAAAATTAATCAGCGCTTGGGAGAGAGGAATTAAGACAAATGATTACTACCTAAAACTCTGCGGAAGCGGCGGCGGCGGCTATGTTTTAGGCTTTGCAGAGGACTTTGAAAAAGCACAAAAAGCCCTCTCAGATTTTCAGCTGGAACCCGTGTATCGTTTCTAAAAAAACAGCCCTATGAGAGCGCCCCAAGGCAATAGCTATGCGATGAAATTACTTTCACTTTTTGCAGTAGTTCGCGGCTATAATGTTGCCATTTTGGTTTTGGCAATGTATTTTGCTGCGTTTTTTATTTTTGCTAAAGGCGATTCGCTAAGTCAATTTTTTAAAAATGTAGAAATCCATTATATCATCATTTCCACGGCACTTTCGGTATCGGCAGGCTATATTATCAATAATTTTTACGATTTAGACAGAGACCAAATCGCACGCCCCATTATGGCATATCTTGCCAAATTTGTGAGCCAAAATTTTAAATTAATCACTTATTTATTTTTAAACTCCTTGGCACTCATTTTTGCCTTTTTAGCATCGTGGCGTGTGACGATATTTATTCTTGCCTTTCAGTTTTTAACTTGGTTTTATTGTCATAAATTAAACAAAATCGTATTTATGAACAATTTATCCTCTACAATTTTGGCATTATTTCCATTTTTAGCATTGTTCTTATACTTTAACAATTACAGTGCTGTGATTTTTGTGCATGGTGCATTTTTAGGGCTGAACTTGCTCACGCTCGACATCGAAAAAGACTTCATTACACAACGCGCCGATAGCATTTACGAATACCAAACGCTGCCCACCGTTCTTGGCACGCACAAATCTAAATTAATCTTAAACCTATTGCTGTTGCTCACTGCCGTTGTAGCATTTCTTTTGGCACATTTTGATGGCGTGGGCAATATGTCTTATTATTTTTACAGCGTAGGGGTGGTTTTCTTTGCCTTGCCCTACTTTATTTTAAGGGCTAAAAGCAAGAAAGAATGGCACTTATTGCACTTTGCCTTAAAAATACTTTTGTGGATTGGGGTGCTAAGTTTGGCGTGGATAAAAATAAATCCCTTAGATTTGCAAAAATTTATTTAATCATGAATACAAACAGAAGAGGTGGAAACCGCAGAGGTGGCACGCCCAGAAATGCTCAATCCGATAACAGAAAAAGAGCGCCAAAATCTTTTAAAAAAACCGATAGAAGAACCGAAAATTCTGAAGACAAAAAACCATTCAGAAAAGAGGGAGAGGCAAGAGGCGATTTTAAAAGAAAACCAAGCTTTGGCAGCAACAGAAAATTTGGCAATAAGCCTTTTAGAAAAAGATTTTCGTCTAAAAAAACTGAAGAAGAGCCAAAAGACACTCGCCTACGATTGAACAAATTCATTGCTAAATCAGGACTTTGCAGTCGTCGTGAGGCAGATGAGCATATCAAAAACGGAATGGTCGAAGTAAACGGCAAAATGGTCACCGAAATGGGCTACAAAGTAGAACCAACCGATGAGGTGCGTTTTGACGGAAAAATTCTAACGCCAGAAGATAAAATCTATATTTTACTCAATAAACCAAAAGGATTTATCACTACTACCAACGATGAGCGTGATCGCAGAACCGTAATGGATTTGGTGAAAAATGCAACGCCTACGCGCGTTTTTCCTGTGGGGCGTCTTGACAGACAAACCACTGGGGTTTTACTATTTACCAACGATGGTGATTTAACCAAAAAATTAACCCACCCAAGCCACAATGTGCGCAAAATCTACCACGTAGTGCTAGACCGCCCCCTACACGGCGACGATATGGAACGCGTGCGCAAAGGCATCCCAATGACAGAAGGAATTGCTCGTGTAGACAAAGTTTCCTACATCGAAGGCAAACCACACAACGAAGTGGGTGTAGAAATCCACATTGGCTGGAACCGCGTAGTACGCCGTATTTTTGAAAGATTGGGCTACAAAATCGTTTCGCTAGACCGCGTTTCGTTTGCAGGGCTTACCAAGAAAAATGTAAAACGAGGCACTTGGAGAATCCTTGACAAACAAGAAATTGATTTCCTAAAAATGGTGTAAAAATCATTTTTTAATCATAACTAAAAACCTAAAATTTGGAATTCAGATTTTAGGTTTTTTTATTGGTTCAAAATCTTGAGAAAATGTGTTTTTGCCCATAATCACAAAATCATGGTATTATTTTTGATGATATTTATCAGAATTTTAAACACAAAAAAATATAGATTATGGCTTTTCAATTACCAGAATTACCGTACGCATTTGATGCATTAGAACCACATATCGATGCTAAAACCATGGAAATCCACCATGATAAGCACCACGCTGGATATACAAATAACTTAAACGCTGCAATTGAAGGAACAGCTTTAGAAGGAAAAACAATCGAAGAAATCTTGGTAGAAGGTTTTGAAACTCCTGCTGTGAGAAACAATGGCGGAGGATTCTATAATCACTCACTTTTCTGGCAAATCCTTTCTCCAAACGGAGGTGGCGAGCCAAAAGGTGAATTAGCTGAAGCTATCAAAGAAAAATTCGGATCTTTTGACAAATTCAAAGAAGAATTTTCAAACAAAGCTAAAACTCAATTCGGTTCAGGATGGGCGTGGCTTTGTGTTTACAAAGGTGGTAAAGTAGATGTTTGCTCTACGGCAAACCAAGACAACCCGTTGATGCCAAATGGCTGCGGAGGAACTCCAATTTTAGGATTAGATGTTTGGGAACACGCTTACTATTTAAAATACCAAAACAAACGTCCAGACTATGTTGCTGCATTCTGGAATGTGGTAAACTGGGAGAAAGTTGAAGAATTATATGCTAAAAATAAATAATATAACTTTTTAAAACTTCCAATTTTAGCCTGTTTTCATAACAGGCTTTTTTTATTACCTTTACGCCGTGAAACCCTTTAAGAAGTTCCAAAATATAGTGCTAAACTCCCCCGTGCTTAATAAATGGGCGGTGCTTTTTGTGCTGTTAGGAATTTTAATTACCACTGTGTACATCTCTAAAACCATTGTAGACCAACTCCGTAGCGAGGAAGAACACAAGGTGGAAACCATCGTAGCGGCGCTAGAACTACAAAGCTCCGACCGAGAGACCTCCCCCAAGGCGCGGGATTTAGCCCTGAGAATTCTAGCTGAAAACAATGCAATCCCTCTGATTTTAATTGATGAAGATAATGTCTTCTCTTACCAAAAAAACTTAGACCATATCGAAAAACGCCTAGAAACGGATAGCCTTTTCCTAAAAAATTATATCGAAAAACTGCGCTCCTACCACGAGCCCATCAAGGTAGATTTGCCTTTTGGAACACAAAGTATTTATTACCAAAACTCACAACTACTCAAAAAGTTACAATATTACCCTTTAATTTTAATTGTAATTTTAATGGTTTTTGCGGTACTTGTAATTTGGTATTTTAGGATTGTAGACGCCTCATCGCAAAACTTTTTATGGGCTGGCATGGCAAAAGAAACCGCACACCAGATTGGCACCCCCCTCAGCTCATTGCTTGGCTGGATCGAAATTCTAAAATATGAAAATGTAGATAAAAACATTTTATACGAAATAGAATCAGATGTAAAAAGATTGAAACAAATTGCCGATCGTTTCTCTAAAATTGGCTCTACGCCAGAGCTTAAAAAAACCAATGTGGTAAAAGTGGCAAAAGACTCATACGAGTACCTGAAAAAGCGAATCAGCGATAAAGTGATTTTCTCCTTTTATAGCCAAGAAAAAGAGCTTTGTTCTAATGTGAGCCCTGAATTGCTAAGCTGGGTGTTTGAAAATGTGATGCGAAATGCCGTAGATGCGATGCAAAATCGTGGCGAAATTTCGTTTAAAATTCTCAAAAGAGAGAACAAAATCATTATTTTGATTAAAGACACAGGTCCCGGTATAGATTCAAGCAAAATCGGGAAAATCTTTGACCCTGGCTACACGACCAAAAAGCGTGGTTGGGGTATTGGATTATCTTTAGCCAAACGCATTGTCGAAGAATTCCACAACGGGAGCATTTATGTAGATTTTTCGGACAAAGAGAACGGAACGCAGTTTTGCATTGAGCTTAATGAATGTTCATAAAAAAATGGATTTTGCTATATTTTTTAGCCTAAAACAATCTTTTCAACATAAAAAAAAGCTGAAATTATATAATTTCAGCTTTTCTGTTTTTTAATGTAGATTTGATTAATCAATCGTTCTACACTCGTGGATTAAAAATTCTTTTTCGGCACCTTCTAAATAAGGAGAAAGTGCTGTTTCTACACGAGAATGGTATTTATTTAGCCATGTTTTTTCCTCTTCAGTTAAGAGTTTTACATCTAAACAATCAATGAATAATGGACAAAGTGTAAGCGTTTCAAATTCATAAAATTCACCAAATTCAGAAGTTGAATACTCCGAAACAGCAATTAAGTTTTCGATTCTAATTCCGTATTTATTTTCGCGATATAAACCTGGTTCGTTAGAAACCACCATTCCTGGCACCAGTTGCGTATTGTTTAAATTTTTTCTAATATTTTGAGGCCCTTCATGTACATTCATAAAGCTACCCACTCCATGACCTGTTCCGTGACCAAAATCGCGATCGTTCATCCATAGTGGCAATCTTGCAATTGCATCTAAATGTACACCACAAGTACCTTTTGGGAAACGAGCCATGGAAAGATTTATCATTCCTTTTAAGACCAAGGTCCAATCTTTTTTGAACTCAGCACTTGGCTCATCAAAGCTCAAAGTACGGGTGATATCGGTGGTACCTTCAAGATATTGCCCTCCTGAATCGATTAAAATTGTGCCTTCGTTTTTCACCTTTTTGGCTGTATCTTTTGCCGCAGAATAGTGCACTACGGCACCATTTCCCTGATAGCCAACGATGCTGCCAAAACTTTCGCCTACAAAGGCCTCGCCCTGAGCTCTGAATTCTCTTAATTTTTCGCCTATGCTGTACTCATTTAAGTCCTCTTTTCCTGCAGAAGTTTTAAGCCAATGGAAGAATTTAACCAATGAAACGCCATCTCGCACCATTACTTTTCTGAAACCTTCGAGCTCTGCTTCGTTTTTAATCGCTTTGAATAAATTCCCTGGTGCAGGTGCTACAATTATCTTATTATCTGCACTTAAAGTTGAGAAAATTAATTGATTGGCATTTGGTGCTAAAAGAATATTTTTGCCTTTCAAAGTTTTTAAATAATCGAAAAATGCATCATAATCCTTAATCTGAACATGGGCTTGCTCTAGATGAGCTTTCACATCTTCGGTTACTTTTTGCGGCTCTACAAAAAGCGTAGTTTTATCTTCCTCAATGCATAAATAGCCCAAAAACACTGGGTTAAACGCCACATCATTCCCGCGAAGATTTGTTGTCCAAGCCACATCATCTAGTGCAGTTACGATATGTGTATCGGCTCCTTTTTGGTGCATTTTTTCTTTGATTTTTGCTAATTTTTCCTGAACACTTTCGCCTGCATATTCAAGTGGGTGTACAAAAATCGCATCGGATTTTTCAATTTTTCGATCTTTCCAAACTTCATCTATCAAAGGAATATGGATTAATTGAATGCCTTTGCTGTTCAATTTATCTTCCAATGTTTGCCAATTAGCTCGTGAAGTGGCCAGTGCATTAACTCCTACTTTGCCTCCTTCTGGTATTTGCTCAATAATCCAATCAATATAATTGGGAGTTCCCTCTACACCATCTTTAAACAGATCGATTCCAGAACCTTCTAGTTCCATAGGTGCCTGCACAAAGTATCTTGAATCGGTCCATAAACCAGCTTTGTCTTTAGTTATTACAACAAAACCTGCAGAACCTGTAAATCCTGAAAGCCAAGCACGCTCTTGCCAATGAGTAGGCATGTATTCACTCATATGAGGATCAGCACTAAATACGATAAACGCATCTATATTATTGCTCTGCATCGCATTTCTCAAGGCAGAAACTTTTTCTTTTACTAACATTTTTATTTATTTTTGGTTTGATATAAATCCCACAAAAATTATACAAATTACGATTTTTTGAGGATTAAATTATAAACATAAAAAAAAGAGGCGTTTAAAACGCCTCTTTTTTTATTCTCTAAAAGAAATTTTATTAGTGTAATGATTTAACTGAAACCGCTACACGTCTGTTACATTGTCTTCCTTCTGGAGTATCATTTGTACATTTAGGATTTTCTTGACCGAATCCTCTTGCACTTAACACACCTGCAGGGATACCTCTTTGTTCTAAGGCTTTAACTACAGAAGCAGCTCTTCTTTCAGAAAGTTTAAGGTTGTAAGCAGCTCTACCTGTATTATCAGTGTATCCATCAATATTTAATTTTAAATCTGGATAAGCAGCTAACAAGTCTTTAATTTCTTGTGCTTTTTGATCGATTTTAGCATCTGAAGATGGTCTGATATCAGCTTTATTTGTAGCAAATTCAACAGTAAAGTCTACATTGATTCTTTCCACTTTTTCAGCAATAATCACTTCTTCTGCAACTGGACATCCATCAGGAGCAACACCAGCTTCGTTTGGACATTTGTCTACATTATCAGTAAATCCGTCACGATCGGTATCTGGCCAAGGACATCCGTTATTTTCTCTTGGACCTGCTTGATTTGGACAGTTATCTACATTATCGTTCAATCCGTCACCATCTGTATCTTTCCAAGGACATCCGTTATTTTCTTTTGGTCCTGCTTCATTAGGGCAGTTGTCTAAGTTATCTGGAATACCATCACCATCTGTATCTGGACATCCGTTAAACTCTGCTAAACCTGGAGTATCTGGACATTGATCTTTGCTATCTTCGATTCCATCTTTATCTCTATCTTGTTTACCAAATTTAAAGGTAACACCAGCTGTATGTTGGAAGAAATTGATGTAATCTGAATTATCTCCTATAGGTGAGAAGTTATAGTCTGATGCTAAGTTGATACCAAAGTTATCTGTAATCCAGAAGTTGATACCAGCTCCACCTTGAGCCATTAAGTAATTTTCTTTACCTTCGAATTTACCAGAAACAGTTTCTCCTGTACCCATAGTGTAAGTTTCGTTCTCACCAAAGTTGATTCCGGTGTAATCGTAGTGGTGGTAAGAAGCTCCAATTCTTAAATATGGATCAAACCAATAGCTTTTGTCTGCTTTACCTAAAAGGCGGTAGCGTAAACCTAACCCAGCATTTACAAATAGCTTATCATCTACTTTCATTCTCTTGTTGCTCACTTCTCCAATTGAAGCAGTTAAGTCTGCAGAGAATTTACCTCCCAAATGTCTGATAACAGACAATTTTGATAATGGAGGAACGATTTCGTAATCGTCTGTGTCAAAAAATCCATCAAATACTCCACGGCCTGCTGATGTAAAATCTACGGCGTGAGCTCCGATTGTAATGCCCCAAGGATTGCTAGCATCCTGAGCGTACGAATTGGCTCCTACAAACAAGGTTGCAGCTAATCCAAGCGCTAAATTAAATTTTTTCATACTCAAAATATTTTATTTAAATGTTCTATCTTCGATTAACAATTATCGCGCAAAGTTAAAAAATCTTTTGGATTCTATCTAAATTCCTTTTAATATCTTTTTCCTTTAACACCTGCCTTTTATCAAAAAGCTTCTTCCCTTTGGCTAAATAAATCTTAAGCTTTGCATAGCCTTTACTATTGATATACAGTAGAGTAGGCACTATCGTGAGGCCAGATTCCTTTGTTTTTCTATCCAATTTTTGGATTTCTCTTTTATGCAAAAGTAATTTACGGTCGCGCTTAATTTTATGATTAAAATGCGTACCCCAATCATACTCATTAATATGCATATTAACGATGAACACCTCTCCATTCTTCACCTCGCAAAAGCTTTCAGCAATACTCGCCTTGCCCATGCGTATGGATTTAATCTCCGTACCCACCAGCTGGATTCCCGCCGTGAACTCCTCAATCAGCTCATAATTAAAGCGTGCTTTTTTATTTTTAATATTTACTTGCTTCTGTATCACGCAAAGTGTTTTAAACTTTTTATATATTTGCAAATATAACAAAAGTTATTCCAAAATCATATGTTAACAGTATCAAATGTATCTTTACAATTCGGCAAGCGCGTTTTGTTTGACGAAGTAAACATAAAATTCACCAAGGGGAATTGTTATGGAATCATCGGCGCTAACGGCGCTGGGAAATCAACTTTCTTGAAAATCCTTTCAAAAGAGCTAGAGCCTACAAGCGGGCATGTGAGCTTGGAATCAGATAAACGAATGTCTGTTTTAGAACAAGATCACTTTAAATTTGATGAAGTTCCTGTGCTTGAAACCGTTTTGCGCGGAAATCAGAAAATGTTTGAAGTAAAAACTAAAATGGATGAGCTTTATGCTAAACCTGATTTTTCTGAAGAAGATGGGGTGAAAGCAGGTGAGCTAGGTGTGATTTATGAGGAAATGGGTGGCTGGAACGCCGAATCCGACGCGGCTACACTACTTTCAAACCTTGGAATTTCTGAAGAAGACCATTATAAATTAATGAAAGATTTAGACCCTAAGGCCAAAGTCCGTGTACTATTGGCACAAGCTCTTTTTGGGAATCCAGATCTTTTAATCATGGACGAGCCTACTAACGACTTGGATGTCGATACCATTTCTTGGCTAGAAGATTTCTTAGCAGATTACGAAAACACTGTGATTGTGGTTTCTCACGACCGCCACTTCTTAGACGCTGTGTGCACGCACACTGTGGATTTAGACTTTAGCAAACTAAACCTTTACTCAGGAAACTACTCTTTCTGGTACCAAGCATCGCAATTGGCAGCAAGACAAAGAGCGCAAGCCAACAAAAAAGCGGAAGAGAAGAAAAAAGAATTGCAAGAATTTATTCAGCGTTTTAGCTCGAATGTGGCAAAAGCTAAACAAGCTACTGCTCGTAAAAAAATGATCGACAAACTTGATTTGCAAGAAATCAAGCCTTCATCTCGTCGCTACCCCGCAATTATCTTTGAGCAAGAACGCGAAGCTGGGGATCAAATCTTAGAAACAGATAATCTAAAAGCCAGCCTAGAAGGAGAGATTTTATTTGACAATATTTCCATCAATCTACAAAAAGGAGACAAAGTGGGAGTTATTTCTCGCAACGCTTTAGCGCAAACTCGTTTCTTCGAAATTATCTCTGGCAATGTTCCTGCCGATGGCGGAGAATACAAATGGGGAATCACCACTACACAAACTTATCTGCCACTCGACCACACCGAATTTTTCCAAAAAGAAATCAATTTGGTAGATTGGCTAAGACAATATGTAGACACCGATGAGGAACGCCACGAGGAGTACATTCGCGGATTCTTGGGCAGAATGCTTTTCAGCGGAGAGCAAGCCTTAAAAATGAGCACCGTGCTCTCTGGTGGAGAAAAAATGCGTTGTATGTTCTCTCGTATGATGTTGCTAAAAGGCAATGTATTGTTGTTCGACGAGCCTACCAACCACCTAGATTTGGAATCTATTTCGGCGTTGAACAACTCACTCGAGAACTTTAAAGGCACGATTCTTATGTCGTCTCATGACCACGAATTGATGCAAACCGTGTGCAACCGAATTATAGAACTTACTCCAAAAGGTGTAATCGATCGCTACATGACTTACGACGAGTACTTGAAAGATCCTAAGATTAAAGAACTTAGAGAAAAATACTACGCAGAGTAAAACACGAAAAGTCGCCCAATGGGCGACTTTTTTAATTTATCTCATAATTTATGCAAGCTAAAAAAGCCCAACTCTACACAAGTGGGCTATAAAATATTATAAAATTCGATTTTTTAGTCGATAAAATTGTGTGGCTCTCTATAATCAACGATTCTTTTGTCATCTTTACCGAACCCGACGATTTGAATACACCACCAGATTAAAAGACCCAAAATTACAGCAGATAACAACCACCCCATGAAAATCCCTATAGGAGGTAAAATTTTAAAAGTCCACTGAAAAAAGTCACCTAGACCAAAAAAAATCTCTGTAAAAAATGCAAATTGTATCATTATTCCTTTAATTTGCAACAAAGTTATAAAAATGCTTTCAAAAATTCTAAAACTAAACCGAAATTTTGTATCTTTTTTGCTATACGGGATAGCAATAGCGCTTATTTTATTGCAATTTCATTCCAAACTCCACACCGATTACGATTGGGGAGCCGCAGGATTATTTGCCATAGGAATGGCTTGTTTGGCGGGGTATTCCCAGTGGATTTCATTTTTTAATCGCACGCATTATTTTGAATTTTTTAGTTTGATTGCTTTTGCACTTTTAGTTCCCGACTTTTCAAACTTTTCTTTTTTTGCAGGATTTTTATTTTTAATCATCGTGGCATTACAGCTTTTAGATGAATTTGACTTGGGCGAAAAAATACTCTCTCCGTTTGACATCGGTTTCTTCATGGCGATTGCATGCTTCTTGCACCCACCATTTTGGATTTTTGCAGGATTTTTGCTACTGCACTACATTTTGCTCGGGCGCGTAATGCTCCGTGGCTTAATATTATGCGCTTTAGGAATTTTAACCTTTTCGCTACTCACAGCCGAAATCGCTGTTTTATTTGATTTCACCGATTTAGCACCTTATTTATGGGATCGTTTCACTCCACAGATTTCACTGCATTTTAATATCAATTATTTGTGGCTTTCCCCTATTTTGGTGTTCACGATTCTTGGGCTAAATGATTACATCCAAAACATCAATCGCCATTCGGCAGAGAAAAAACTCGTATTTTTCAATGCAATTATGTTTATCCCGTTTGCGATTTTATACACCATTTTATACGCCCACGAAGCGCAATATGCTATCTTATTTTTCGCGATTCCCGTTGCTATTATTTTGGCCAATTATTGCATGTACGCACAAGAAAAATTCAAGGAAATTGTGCTTTTCGGATTTATCATCAGTATTTTGCTATACAAATACGCTCACCTAATCAAGCTACCTGGAATATTAAACGATATATCTTTTTAGGCTAAGCTTTTCGTCTTCAAAAACGGCATAAGTAAAATGGCTGAGCCAATCGCCTGTGTTGATGTATTTTGATTGCTCAGAAAGTTTGATTTCTAAAGGTAAATGTCTGTGACCAAACACAAAATAATCGTAATGCGCTTGGCTTAATTTTCGTTTGGCATACTGCACAAGCCATTCATCATCTCCGTAAAAATTATTGTCTTTATCACCAGATAGATAGCGATTTTTACGCGATAAATATTTGCCCAACCAAAGTGAAAAATCGGGATGCAGTAAATAAAACATTTTTTTAGCTAAAGGATTGGTAAATAACTTTTTCAATCTTTTGTAGCCTTTATCACCAGGACCAAGCCCATCGCCGTGCCCAATGAAGCATTTTTTACCATTAATCACAAACACTTGCGGGCGATTAAACACCTGCGCGTTTAGCTCTTGCTCTAAATAATCTCGCATCCACAAATCATGATTCCCGATGAAGAAATAAATCGGAATCCCAGCATCGGCAAATTCGGCTAATTTCCCCAAAACTCGCATATAGCCCCTCGGCACGACCTGCTTGTATTCAAACCAAAAATCAAATAAATCGCCCAGTAGAAAAAGTGCATGCGTATCGGGTTTTATTTCATTTAAAAACTGAATAAATTTTTGCTCTCGCGCACGGCTTTCTGTTTCATTTGGCGCACCAAAATGCTGATCCGATGCAAAATAGATTTTTTTTCCCGCAGGAATATCAATGATTAATTCTCCTCCGCCAGCCATTCGCCATAAGAATTTTCGGTTTCATACAATTTCAGATACACCAATTCCACTTGCGGTGGCAATTGTTTTTTAATTCGCTCGGCAAAATCAATCAACATATTTTCGCAAGTAGGCTGATAGGGCGTAAAAACGACTTTGTGCCCTTGTTTTTCAAGCATTTCGCCCAGCGATTTGTGCCCAGAATTCTCGTTCAGTAGCACCGCATGATCGAGCTTATCCACAATTTCGGATTTCACGATTTTTTTCACATCGCCAAAATCAATTACCATACCCAGCTTTTCGTTGCTTGTATCCTCAATCGGCGTTCCGCGCAAAGTCACATACAATTTGTACGAATGCCCGTGCACATTTTT
This Ornithobacterium rhinotracheale DNA region includes the following protein-coding sequences:
- a CDS encoding DUF6427 family protein, producing the protein MLSKILKLNRNFVSFLLYGIAIALILLQFHSKLHTDYDWGAAGLFAIGMACLAGYSQWISFFNRTHYFEFFSLIAFALLVPDFSNFSFFAGFLFLIIVALQLLDEFDLGEKILSPFDIGFFMAIACFLHPPFWIFAGFLLLHYILLGRVMLRGLILCALGILTFSLLTAEIAVLFDFTDLAPYLWDRFTPQISLHFNINYLWLSPILVFTILGLNDYIQNINRHSAEKKLVFFNAIMFIPFAILYTILYAHEAQYAILFFAIPVAIILANYCMYAQEKFKEIVLFGFIISILLYKYAHLIKLPGILNDISF
- a CDS encoding ABC-F family ATP-binding cassette domain-containing protein, with amino-acid sequence MLTVSNVSLQFGKRVLFDEVNIKFTKGNCYGIIGANGAGKSTFLKILSKELEPTSGHVSLESDKRMSVLEQDHFKFDEVPVLETVLRGNQKMFEVKTKMDELYAKPDFSEEDGVKAGELGVIYEEMGGWNAESDAATLLSNLGISEEDHYKLMKDLDPKAKVRVLLAQALFGNPDLLIMDEPTNDLDVDTISWLEDFLADYENTVIVVSHDRHFLDAVCTHTVDLDFSKLNLYSGNYSFWYQASQLAARQRAQANKKAEEKKKELQEFIQRFSSNVAKAKQATARKKMIDKLDLQEIKPSSRRYPAIIFEQEREAGDQILETDNLKASLEGEILFDNISINLQKGDKVGVISRNALAQTRFFEIISGNVPADGGEYKWGITTTQTYLPLDHTEFFQKEINLVDWLRQYVDTDEERHEEYIRGFLGRMLFSGEQALKMSTVLSGGEKMRCMFSRMMLLKGNVLLFDEPTNHLDLESISALNNSLENFKGTILMSSHDHELMQTVCNRIIELTPKGVIDRYMTYDEYLKDPKIKELREKYYAE
- a CDS encoding 6-pyruvoyl trahydropterin synthase family protein, with protein sequence MNPQKIRITKIFSFETAHALFGYDGKCKNVHGHSYKLYVTLRGTPIEDTSNEKLGMVIDFGDVKKIVKSEIVDKLDHAVLLNENSGHKSLGEMLEKQGHKVVFTPYQPTCENMLIDFAERIKKQLPPQVELVYLKLYETENSYGEWLAEEN
- a CDS encoding UDP-2,3-diacylglucosamine diphosphatase, which produces MAGGGELIIDIPAGKKIYFASDQHFGAPNETESRAREQKFIQFLNEIKPDTHALFLLGDLFDFWFEYKQVVPRGYMRVLGKLAEFADAGIPIYFFIGNHDLWMRDYLEQELNAQVFNRPQVFVINGKKCFIGHGDGLGPGDKGYKRLKKLFTNPLAKKMFYLLHPDFSLWLGKYLSRKNRYLSGDKDNNFYGDDEWLVQYAKRKLSQAHYDYFVFGHRHLPLEIKLSEQSKYINTGDWLSHFTYAVFEDEKLSLKRYIV